The following DNA comes from Camelina sativa cultivar DH55 chromosome 14, Cs, whole genome shotgun sequence.
tgatatgatgattaCCTTCCAGTAAGAAGTTGAGCAGTGTTTGAAGATCCTTTTGAGACCGAGGGGCGTCTGGTTTTACTATCCTGTTGTCCTTTATCTACACGCATTGCAGCAACTTCTTTCCCCATTACAGCTACCTCTCTTCGCATCTTCTTTGCCTCAACTTCCATCGCTTTCGTTAAAGTTTCAACTTTCTTGGCCAACATCTAAAAAATTCACAACCCAAATATTTAGACTCTAAACAATTCATTTAAAGGCTACAAATAATAGGAGAAGACCAAATCAAAGTGACCTCAATAGCTTCGTCCTTGTCCCTCAGGCTCTGATCTTTTTCATGAGCAGCTTTTCTTAATGTTATGACCTCTTTCTGCAGCAAATCGTATAAGACACCTGGGACGCTATCATTATTTGTTGACTTGTCATCTGATTCTTCTTCCCCTTTTACTGAGCTAGGTGACTCGCCTCTGTTAGTTCCTTCGGCAGACTGGTGGTTCAAAGGATGATTTGATCTCGGTCCATTTATTAGCAGTTTACTTCTATCCAACGATCTGGTGCCTCCATCGAATGATCTGGATGTTCCTTTAGCATGCTTCAATACAGAACTCGCACTAGGAGTCAATGATCTCAGCTGAGAACTTGGTGTTCTCTTGGTCAAAGAGCCATTTGATGTAACTTTTGGACTCGTTTCGGCTCCACTAAGGGATTGTCTTCGAGTAGGCCCGTTGCTCGCACTTCTACCAATAGATGTGcctctgttgctgctgcttgtAGGCCTCTTTAAACTCTCTTCTAACACTCTAAGCCGCAGTAGAAATTTCTcctaaaaataagtaaaagcaGCAATTCCAAAAGTAAGGCCATGTAATAAAAAGTAGGATAACAATGTTCCCCAGctatgattttagtttttacctTCAGCTGAGCTTCAGATTTTGCAGCTCGGTCAGCTATGGCAAGTTTGTCGCGTAATTGTTGCATTTCTCCCTGCCCAACCAGAAAGGAGATGGACATAGTTTTTAGTTAGTCTCCGTAAATATGAATCACAACTTGAAGCAGCAggagaattaaatatatgtatcaaCAATGACCTGCAGAAATCTACGTTCTTCGAGCCACTGCCTTACAGGCATCACTTTGTCGCTGGCATCTTTCCATTCATTGGCTACTATAGTAGCAACTCTGTTTGCATTTACCTTAGCACGGGCCAATTCCCGTTCAAGAATTTTCCTTTCTTCCTGAAGAAAAGACAAAACGCCACAATTTATTATCAGTACGAGACCAACAAATTTGCTAACAAGAAAAACAGTAATCACTATTACATTCATTTCTTGAAATTTCCTCTGGTAATCTCTGACTGCATTTGCGGCTGCACCACCAGCAAGAACAGCTTCCTCTAACTCCCGCACACTCTGCATAAGCTTTTCAACTTCTGCAACTTTCTGTCTGTGCATCTTGTCTATAATTCTATTTTCTTCCTATATTAACCAATGAATCAACAAAATAAGGCCACCACACCACAGAGTAAGAAAGGGAGGAGATAATCTACTATTGGTGGTCCAATGTAAAAGAATTGATGAACATACCTGACAAATTTCAATCTGTTTCATCAATTCTTGATTCTTATTCTGGAGATCATCAACCATGGAAGCCTTTGCCAATGCAGACTGAACTGTCCTTTCAGCTTCAAGCAAAGCTGCTTCCTTTGATTTGGTTAGACGGTCCAATGATCTGTTGTCGTCTTGAAGTTTAGCAACCTACAattcaaaacatgtaaaacCAAATGAGAAGGAAGGTCCAGTGATCTCTTGTCCCAGACAGAAGTTGTTGAATCAAGCTATACGAATATATTTCGGATTCAAAGGAAGGAAGATACTTCTAGTCTCGAAAGCTTCAATTCAGCCTCTAAAGGAGCAAGAATAGCTTCAATTGGAGGCATGTCATCATCCTTTTGAGCAGCATGAACCCTACGAAGAGAGGCTTCAGC
Coding sequences within:
- the LOC104740170 gene encoding microtubule-associated protein 70-4 → MEERGFMSPSLTISSSYREGRGSKGLPRRRSMRPSFDADNEFMTLLHGSDPVRIELNRLENEVRDKDRELSEAQAEIKALRLSERQREKAVEELTEELGKMVEKLKLVENLLESKNLEIRKINEEKKASMAAQFVAEASLRRVHAAQKDDDMPPIEAILAPLEAELKLSRLEVAKLQDDNRSLDRLTKSKEAALLEAERTVQSALAKASMVDDLQNKNQELMKQIEICQEENRIIDKMHRQKVAEVEKLMQSVRELEEAVLAGGAAANAVRDYQRKFQEMNEERKILERELARAKVNANRVATIVANEWKDASDKVMPVRQWLEERRFLQGEMQQLRDKLAIADRAAKSEAQLKEKFLLRLRVLEESLKRPTSSSNRGTSIGRSASNGPTRRQSLSGAETSPKVTSNGSLTKRTPSSQLRSLTPSASSVLKHAKGTSRSFDGGTRSLDRSKLLINGPRSNHPLNHQSAEGTNRGESPSSVKGEEESDDKSTNNDSVPGVLYDLLQKEVITLRKAAHEKDQSLRDKDEAIEMLAKKVETLTKAMEVEAKKMRREVAVMGKEVAAMRVDKGQQDSKTRRPSVSKGSSNTAQLLTGRVSGRTGMTRSTP